One window of Thermacetogenium phaeum DSM 12270 genomic DNA carries:
- a CDS encoding site-2 protease family protein → MLDLSLTRLVLWLPAVVIALTFHEYAHARVADSLGDPTARYQGRLSLNPLVHIDPLGFLLLLVMGFGWAKPVPVNPLNLRGNMRKGMMLVSAAGPLMNLLVAFTAALILALALPSAGIAGSGALLVQVMRAIVIINVYLAVFNLIPVPPLDGAKVLAGLLPSGDFIYQLERYGPVILLILIFTDIVGVILLPLANIMISLLSQIAQIIAAPFAFFF, encoded by the coding sequence ATGTTGGATCTGAGTCTGACCCGCTTGGTGCTCTGGTTGCCGGCGGTGGTCATTGCCCTAACCTTTCATGAGTATGCCCATGCCAGGGTTGCCGACAGCCTGGGAGACCCGACCGCGCGCTACCAGGGGCGGTTGAGCTTGAACCCCCTTGTCCACATTGATCCACTGGGGTTTCTTCTTCTACTGGTTATGGGGTTCGGTTGGGCAAAACCCGTTCCCGTCAATCCACTAAACCTGCGTGGAAACATGAGAAAGGGAATGATGCTGGTGTCGGCAGCGGGACCGCTGATGAATCTCCTTGTGGCTTTTACCGCAGCCCTGATCCTTGCCCTTGCTCTGCCGAGTGCGGGGATCGCCGGTTCCGGTGCTCTATTGGTACAGGTTATGCGAGCAATCGTAATTATCAATGTTTATCTTGCCGTTTTTAACCTGATCCCGGTGCCTCCCCTTGATGGGGCGAAGGTGCTGGCGGGTCTCCTACCCTCGGGTGATTTCATCTATCAGCTAGAAAGATATGGGCCGGTGATATTGCTGATCCTGATCTTTACGGATATTGTCGGTGTTATCCTGTTGCCCCTGGCAAATATCATGATCAGCCTTCTGAGCCAGATAGCGCAGATTATTGCAGCGCCGTTTGCCTTTTTCTTCTAG
- the lysA gene encoding diaminopimelate decarboxylase, which yields MSSKVRLQGTMRINDKGHLEIGGCDVVDLAASLGTPLYILDEALLRQNCRRYYQAFTGQNENDLVLYASKAFLVLAMARIIQDEGLGLDVVSGGELAIALTAGFPAEKIFLHGNNKSAAEIRYALRCGVGRIVVDNYYELELVERICGEMALKAAILLRIAPGIEAHSHSYISTGQVDSKFGFTMENGDALRAVKKALASPHFELKGVHCHIGSQILELEAFRLAGRVMMDFLAEARQRTGWTAEELDLGGGLGVYYSEGDDPPTIEEYARAVKESVADKCREHAFPRPRIIVEPGRSIVSPAGTTVYTIGSMKDIPGIRKYVAVDGGMTDNPRPALYQAKYEGIIANKAAEEAAEVVSITGRCCESGDMLIWDLPVPRVEAGDLLAIFSTGAYNYSMSSNYNALLRPAVVLVLDGKADVIVERETWGDLIRNHRLPERLL from the coding sequence ATGTCTTCAAAGGTGAGACTGCAGGGCACGATGAGGATCAACGACAAAGGGCACCTGGAAATCGGAGGATGCGATGTGGTTGATCTGGCGGCCTCCTTGGGAACGCCCCTTTATATTCTGGATGAGGCCTTGTTGCGGCAGAACTGCCGGCGTTATTACCAGGCTTTCACAGGTCAGAATGAGAACGACCTGGTTCTTTATGCTTCGAAGGCTTTTCTGGTCCTGGCGATGGCGCGTATAATTCAGGATGAGGGGTTGGGACTGGATGTTGTTTCCGGGGGAGAGCTGGCAATTGCTCTGACGGCAGGATTTCCCGCAGAGAAGATCTTCCTCCACGGCAACAACAAATCGGCCGCCGAGATCAGATACGCCCTTCGGTGCGGGGTTGGCCGCATTGTTGTAGATAACTACTATGAACTGGAACTGGTTGAGCGGATCTGCGGGGAGATGGCCTTAAAAGCGGCCATCCTGCTGCGTATTGCCCCCGGTATTGAGGCTCACAGCCATTCCTACATCTCCACCGGCCAGGTTGATTCTAAATTCGGCTTTACCATGGAGAACGGGGATGCCCTGAGAGCTGTGAAAAAGGCACTGGCATCGCCTCATTTTGAGTTAAAAGGGGTTCACTGCCACATCGGCTCCCAAATACTAGAGCTGGAGGCGTTTCGCCTGGCAGGCAGGGTAATGATGGATTTCCTTGCGGAGGCCAGGCAGCGCACAGGCTGGACGGCAGAGGAACTGGATTTAGGTGGCGGACTCGGCGTGTATTACAGCGAGGGGGATGACCCCCCTACTATCGAAGAGTATGCCCGGGCCGTAAAAGAAAGTGTAGCCGACAAGTGCCGGGAACACGCCTTCCCCCGCCCTAGGATTATTGTGGAGCCGGGCAGGTCCATCGTCAGCCCTGCCGGCACGACTGTTTACACTATCGGCAGTATGAAGGATATTCCGGGGATCAGGAAATACGTTGCAGTAGACGGGGGGATGACCGACAACCCGCGGCCAGCCCTCTACCAGGCTAAGTATGAAGGGATTATTGCCAACAAAGCCGCAGAAGAGGCAGCGGAGGTAGTCTCCATAACCGGAAGATGCTGTGAATCCGGTGACATGCTCATCTGGGATCTGCCCGTGCCGCGGGTGGAGGCCGGCGATCTGCTGGCGATCTTTTCGACCGGTGCTTACAATTACTCGATGTCCAGCAATTACAACGCCCTTCTCCGACCGGCTGTGGTTCTGGTGCTTGACGGCAAGGCAGACGTTATTGTGGAGAGGGAGACCTGGGGAGATCTGATCCGCAATCATCGCCTGCCGGAACGCCTGCTTTAG
- a CDS encoding acyl-CoA dehydratase activase: MDLFLGIDVGSVSTNLVLIDDRGDLYLNPLYLRTQGQPVAAIKKGLRMLQEILAPQDRICGVGTTGSARSLAGVLVGADIVKNEITAHAVSALREVPDVRTILEIGGQDSKIIILRDGVVVDFAMNTVCAAGTGSFLDQQAFRLNLSIEEFGRIALEADNPVRIAGRCTVFAESDMIHKQQMGHSLPNIVAGLCEALVRNYLNNVGKGKEIHSPVVFQGGVAASAGIRVAFQKALNMDILVPKHFNVMGAYGAALLSRDWITERGAETRFRGFEVVSCDFRPRSFICKGCPNACEVVEIRQDGAVLARWGDRCGRWGVADEKVEDAALSCSHPLR; the protein is encoded by the coding sequence ATGGATCTTTTTCTGGGTATTGATGTGGGGTCGGTGAGCACGAATCTGGTCCTCATCGACGACCGTGGAGACCTCTACTTGAATCCCCTTTATCTGCGCACCCAGGGGCAGCCGGTTGCCGCCATTAAAAAGGGATTGAGAATGCTCCAGGAAATTCTTGCTCCGCAGGACCGGATTTGCGGTGTCGGGACCACAGGCAGCGCCCGTTCACTGGCAGGGGTTCTGGTCGGGGCCGATATCGTCAAGAATGAGATTACGGCGCATGCAGTGTCAGCCCTGCGGGAAGTACCCGATGTACGAACGATACTGGAGATCGGAGGCCAGGATTCAAAGATCATTATCTTGCGGGATGGTGTTGTCGTAGATTTTGCTATGAATACTGTTTGCGCTGCCGGAACCGGATCCTTCCTCGACCAGCAGGCATTCCGCTTGAATCTCTCCATCGAAGAGTTCGGTAGAATTGCTTTAGAGGCGGACAACCCGGTCCGAATCGCCGGCAGATGCACCGTTTTTGCAGAGTCGGACATGATCCACAAACAGCAGATGGGGCACAGCCTCCCCAACATTGTTGCCGGCCTCTGTGAAGCCCTCGTGCGCAACTATTTAAACAACGTCGGCAAAGGAAAGGAGATTCATTCCCCGGTTGTTTTCCAGGGCGGTGTTGCCGCCAGCGCCGGGATCAGAGTTGCCTTTCAAAAGGCCCTGAACATGGATATTTTGGTTCCCAAGCATTTCAACGTGATGGGAGCGTATGGGGCAGCCCTGTTGAGCCGGGATTGGATTACGGAAAGGGGGGCGGAAACCCGCTTCCGGGGCTTTGAGGTGGTATCCTGTGATTTCCGGCCGCGCAGCTTTATCTGCAAGGGTTGTCCCAATGCCTGTGAGGTTGTTGAAATCAGGCAGGACGGTGCCGTACTCGCCAGGTGGGGTGACCGCTGTGGTCGCTGGGGTGTTGCGGATGAAAAGGTGGAGGACGCAGCGTTAAGCTGCAGCCACCCTTTGAGATGA
- a CDS encoding CoA enzyme activase, translating to MKLTYPHMGNLYIVVRALLTSLGLDLVLPPPTSRRTAELGVRYSPEFACFPFKLNLGNYLEAEELGADTILMAGGVGPCRFGYYAQVQREILRDLGVDMEMVVLEPPDVGYRELTDKVRYLVGDCSWWRVVKSIRFAWQKALALDNVERELLYLRPRVLEPNSLEKRYRTAVEEIDAAPDSRAISRAVQEFFKTSRRMPQRQGRFLRVGLVGEIFTVLEPFANYDLERRLGRLGVQVERSIWLSAWINDHLFGGLLRVKGGLKHADRLASPYLNSFVGGHGRETVGGAVACALQDCDGVIQVAPLTCMPEIVAHSVLPSVSRDYGIPTLTLYLDEQSGEAGIQTRLEAFVDLMAARRRKGKGGMLDGSFSGY from the coding sequence ATGAAACTGACCTATCCCCATATGGGGAATCTTTACATTGTTGTCAGGGCACTGTTGACAAGCCTCGGGCTTGATCTGGTGCTTCCCCCTCCGACTTCTAGGCGCACAGCGGAGCTGGGTGTGCGGTATTCACCTGAATTTGCCTGCTTTCCTTTTAAGTTGAATCTAGGGAATTACCTGGAGGCGGAGGAGCTAGGGGCCGACACCATTCTGATGGCGGGAGGGGTTGGCCCCTGTCGGTTTGGCTATTATGCTCAGGTGCAACGGGAGATTCTCCGCGACCTGGGCGTGGATATGGAGATGGTGGTGTTAGAGCCGCCCGATGTGGGCTACCGGGAGCTGACCGACAAGGTCCGCTACCTCGTAGGGGACTGTTCCTGGTGGCGGGTTGTTAAGTCAATTAGATTTGCCTGGCAAAAGGCCCTGGCCCTGGATAACGTCGAGCGAGAGCTCTTATATTTAAGGCCGCGGGTCTTGGAGCCGAACTCTTTGGAGAAAAGATACCGGACGGCGGTCGAAGAGATCGACGCTGCTCCCGACAGCAGAGCAATATCAAGAGCGGTACAGGAATTTTTCAAAACATCCCGGCGGATGCCGCAGAGGCAGGGGCGTTTTTTGCGGGTTGGGTTGGTGGGGGAAATCTTCACCGTTCTCGAGCCGTTTGCCAACTACGATTTAGAACGACGGCTGGGCCGTCTCGGTGTCCAGGTCGAGCGGAGCATCTGGTTGAGTGCCTGGATCAACGATCACCTCTTCGGAGGCCTCCTGCGGGTGAAGGGCGGCTTGAAGCATGCAGACCGCCTGGCTTCCCCTTACCTGAATTCTTTTGTGGGTGGTCACGGCAGGGAAACGGTGGGTGGTGCAGTGGCTTGTGCCCTCCAGGACTGCGACGGGGTGATTCAGGTGGCGCCTTTGACATGTATGCCGGAAATAGTCGCCCACTCGGTACTCCCCTCGGTTTCGCGGGATTATGGGATTCCCACGTTAACCCTTTACCTTGACGAACAGTCGGGGGAAGCGGGCATTCAAACACGGTTGGAGGCCTTTGTCGATTTAATGGCTGCCCGGAGGAGGAAAGGGAAGGGAGGAATGCTCGATGGATCTTTTTCTGGGTATTGA
- a CDS encoding acyl-CoA dehydratase activase-related protein produces MKKVGIPRALLYYYFYPLWREFFTGLGVQVVVSPETNKRIMDAGVKVTLSEVCLPVKIFFGHVIALADDVDYLFVPRIIKVEPRAYICPKFMGLPDMLRARIPDLPHLLETAVDMRKEETDPFRCWENCFQEVGRLITRDKRLVEEATRRAFRAQQNFQRQLAAGLLLPQALEEGNTGEVEVAVVSEQSALRIGLLGHPYNLYDRYISMNLIGKLQDLGVSPVTPESLSVQDIENKVGSLPKRLFWTLGKRMVGAALNFFADTRLDGLIYLSSFGCGPESLVEELVARWAKQQGGLPLMLLTIDEHTGEAGMNTRLEAFTEMIKRRRIK; encoded by the coding sequence ATGAAGAAGGTCGGCATACCGCGTGCATTGCTCTATTATTACTTTTACCCGCTCTGGCGGGAGTTTTTTACCGGACTGGGAGTGCAGGTTGTAGTATCTCCGGAAACCAATAAACGAATTATGGATGCCGGAGTTAAGGTGACCCTGAGTGAGGTTTGCCTTCCGGTTAAAATTTTTTTTGGGCATGTCATTGCTCTGGCGGACGATGTGGATTACCTTTTTGTGCCGCGCATCATCAAGGTAGAACCGAGGGCCTATATCTGCCCGAAGTTTATGGGTTTGCCCGATATGCTGAGGGCACGAATTCCCGATCTGCCGCATCTCCTCGAGACAGCGGTCGATATGCGGAAGGAGGAAACCGATCCGTTTCGGTGCTGGGAAAACTGCTTCCAGGAAGTGGGAAGATTAATTACCCGGGATAAGCGCCTGGTGGAAGAGGCAACCCGGAGGGCTTTCCGGGCGCAGCAGAACTTCCAGCGGCAGCTGGCTGCCGGACTTTTGCTTCCGCAGGCTCTTGAAGAGGGAAATACTGGTGAAGTTGAGGTGGCGGTGGTTTCCGAGCAGTCTGCGTTGCGGATCGGTCTTCTGGGACATCCCTACAATCTCTATGATCGCTACATCAGCATGAACCTTATCGGAAAGCTGCAGGACCTCGGGGTATCGCCGGTGACACCGGAATCCCTTTCCGTGCAAGATATCGAGAATAAGGTAGGGAGCCTGCCTAAGAGGCTCTTTTGGACGCTCGGCAAGAGAATGGTGGGGGCCGCCCTCAACTTTTTTGCGGATACGCGGCTGGACGGCCTGATCTATCTTTCCTCTTTCGGATGCGGGCCGGAATCTCTGGTCGAGGAGTTGGTGGCGAGGTGGGCGAAGCAACAGGGGGGTCTCCCTCTGATGTTGCTGACCATTGACGAGCATACCGGAGAGGCGGGGATGAACACCCGGTTGGAGGCATTTACGGAAATGATTAAGCGAAGGAGGATAAAATGA
- the spoVAE gene encoding stage V sporulation protein AE, translated as MQFLLAFVVGGIICVIGQLWMDLTRPSVTPAHILVGYVIAGALLSAFGLYQPLVDLAGAGATIPLSGFGHSLAQGAILGVQNKGLLGAFAGGIEATAVGIAAAVVFGYAAAVLFNPRS; from the coding sequence ATGCAGTTTCTTTTGGCTTTTGTTGTCGGCGGTATTATTTGTGTTATCGGGCAGTTGTGGATGGATTTGACCAGACCTTCCGTAACTCCTGCCCATATCCTGGTGGGGTATGTCATTGCCGGTGCGCTGTTGAGCGCCTTTGGACTCTACCAGCCGTTGGTTGACCTGGCCGGGGCGGGGGCCACGATACCCCTATCGGGGTTTGGACACAGCCTCGCCCAGGGGGCAATTCTGGGGGTGCAGAATAAGGGCCTGCTGGGGGCCTTCGCCGGGGGTATTGAGGCAACTGCTGTCGGCATTGCAGCTGCTGTTGTTTTTGGATACGCCGCTGCGGTTTTATTCAATCCCCGCAGCTAA
- the spoVAD gene encoding stage V sporulation protein AD, with protein MSNRVGKQSFCFSNLPAIVSGATIAGPEEGKGPLAASFDWILDEPLFGEKTWEMAERKMLEESAKLALRKVNLQPQDVEFFLAGDLLNQIISANYAARGLEIPFIGLFGACSTFVEALLLGAMLVDGGFARRVLLASSSHHMTAERQFRFPIEQGVQRPLYSQWTVTVSGALLLDAEGNGPRVVQGTMGKVVDLGVSDINNMGAAMAPAAADTILTHFQDTGTNPDSYDLIITGDLGEIGSASLLKLLRMRGYDLEGKLQDCGLLIYDREKQDVHAGGSGCGCAAGVFTAWFLNKMREGLYHKILFLATGALMSPTSSQQGETIPAVAHAAVISAG; from the coding sequence ATGAGCAACAGGGTCGGCAAGCAATCGTTCTGCTTCTCCAACCTGCCCGCCATTGTCTCGGGAGCCACCATTGCAGGCCCCGAAGAGGGGAAGGGGCCCCTGGCTGCAAGCTTCGACTGGATTCTTGATGAGCCGCTTTTCGGGGAAAAGACGTGGGAGATGGCGGAGCGGAAAATGCTAGAGGAAAGCGCCAAACTGGCACTCCGAAAGGTCAACCTCCAGCCCCAGGATGTCGAATTTTTCCTGGCGGGGGATTTGTTGAATCAGATCATCAGCGCCAATTACGCCGCCCGGGGACTGGAGATCCCTTTCATTGGACTTTTCGGAGCCTGCTCCACTTTTGTTGAAGCCCTCCTGTTGGGAGCGATGCTCGTGGACGGGGGTTTTGCCAGACGTGTTCTTCTGGCTTCATCAAGCCACCACATGACGGCAGAAAGGCAGTTTCGTTTCCCCATCGAGCAGGGGGTTCAGAGACCGCTCTACTCCCAGTGGACGGTTACTGTAAGTGGTGCCTTGCTCCTCGACGCCGAAGGGAACGGTCCCCGCGTGGTGCAGGGGACGATGGGGAAGGTGGTGGATCTGGGGGTGTCAGACATAAACAATATGGGTGCGGCTATGGCTCCCGCTGCCGCGGACACGATCCTAACTCACTTTCAGGATACCGGCACCAACCCTGACTCCTATGATCTGATAATAACCGGGGACCTGGGAGAGATAGGATCTGCCTCTCTTCTGAAGCTGCTTCGGATGCGGGGTTATGACCTTGAAGGGAAGCTGCAGGACTGCGGCCTGCTTATTTACGACCGGGAAAAACAGGACGTCCATGCCGGGGGGAGCGGTTGTGGCTGCGCAGCTGGAGTTTTCACCGCCTGGTTCTTGAACAAAATGCGGGAGGGGCTCTATCATAAGATTCTTTTCCTGGCAACGGGGGCTTTGATGAGCCCTACCAGCTCCCAACAAGGGGAGACGATTCCGGCTGTTGCCCATGCTGCCGTTATTTCTGCGGGATGA
- the spoVAC gene encoding stage V sporulation protein AC, with the protein MSKGNIEQREEKEGQIAEYRLMIDQIKPAPDVFKNCLRAFLVGGSICLVGQLFLTLYAGAGLGEREAAAATAGTMVFLGALLTGLGVYDIIGKYGGAGSIIPITGFANSIVAPAMEFKREGFVFGVGARIFNIAGPVLVYGFIVSSLIGIITFLAG; encoded by the coding sequence ATGAGCAAGGGTAATATTGAACAAAGGGAAGAAAAGGAAGGGCAGATTGCAGAATACCGCCTGATGATCGATCAGATTAAACCGGCACCCGATGTCTTCAAGAACTGCCTGCGGGCCTTCCTGGTCGGCGGGAGCATCTGTCTGGTCGGGCAGCTTTTTCTGACCCTCTATGCAGGCGCAGGATTAGGAGAGCGAGAGGCTGCGGCTGCAACGGCGGGCACTATGGTTTTCCTGGGAGCGTTGTTGACCGGGCTGGGCGTTTATGACATCATCGGGAAGTACGGTGGGGCGGGTTCGATCATCCCCATCACTGGATTTGCCAATTCCATTGTTGCTCCGGCGATGGAGTTCAAAAGGGAGGGCTTTGTCTTCGGGGTAGGCGCGAGGATTTTTAATATTGCCGGACCGGTGCTGGTTTACGGGTTTATCGTTTCCTCCCTGATCGGGATAATCACCTTTTTAGCCGGTTAA
- a CDS encoding dodecin family protein produces the protein MYVKVMELVGESDTSWKDAVRNAVRQASQTAANITGVEVINLTAGVREGDLYEYKANVKVAYTE, from the coding sequence TTGTACGTCAAGGTTATGGAGCTCGTAGGGGAGTCGGATACCAGCTGGAAGGATGCCGTACGGAATGCGGTGCGCCAGGCATCCCAAACAGCCGCCAATATTACGGGTGTTGAGGTTATAAATTTAACCGCCGGTGTTCGGGAAGGAGATCTTTACGAGTACAAGGCCAATGTGAAAGTTGCATATACGGAATGA
- a CDS encoding SigF/SigG family RNA polymerase sporulation sigma factor, whose protein sequence is MGSLQDMSLPRFPLLPEKETLQLIKKAHQGDCQAREKLINCNYRLVFNIVKRFTGRGYDEDDLFQIGVIGLIKAIDNFDPSYGVKFSTYAIPMIIGEIRRFLRDDHPVKVARALREKAVDVKNTREKLMRKLDREPTVGELADALKMTKDEVLLALEAVQLPVSLFETIGNEGEESPRMIDCLQEKADEETRWLERIDLRDALVRLPERERQIILLRYFQDKTQTEVGSLLGLSQVQVSRLERRAVAKLREYLC, encoded by the coding sequence ATGGGTTCGCTGCAGGATATGAGTTTGCCTAGATTTCCCCTGCTTCCCGAAAAGGAGACGCTGCAGCTGATTAAGAAGGCACATCAGGGAGACTGTCAGGCCAGGGAGAAGCTGATCAACTGCAATTATCGCTTGGTGTTTAATATTGTCAAGCGGTTCACTGGGCGCGGCTATGATGAGGATGATCTCTTCCAGATCGGTGTCATCGGATTGATCAAGGCGATTGACAACTTTGATCCTTCCTATGGGGTTAAGTTTTCCACCTATGCGATCCCGATGATTATCGGTGAGATCCGCCGTTTTCTGCGGGATGACCATCCGGTGAAAGTTGCCCGGGCCTTGAGAGAGAAGGCCGTTGATGTCAAAAACACCCGGGAGAAGTTGATGCGGAAACTGGATCGCGAACCCACGGTAGGTGAGCTGGCTGATGCCTTAAAGATGACCAAAGACGAAGTCCTTCTTGCCCTGGAAGCTGTTCAGCTTCCTGTTTCTCTTTTCGAAACTATAGGAAATGAGGGGGAGGAGTCCCCCCGCATGATCGATTGCCTGCAGGAAAAAGCCGACGAAGAGACGAGATGGCTGGAAAGGATCGACCTGCGTGATGCTCTCGTCCGTTTGCCGGAGCGTGAGCGACAGATAATTTTGCTGCGTTACTTTCAGGATAAAACCCAGACAGAGGTGGGCTCTCTACTCGGGCTGTCACAGGTCCAGGTGTCCCGTTTGGAGCGGCGGGCGGTTGCCAAACTGCGTGAATACCTCTGTTGA
- the spoIIAB gene encoding anti-sigma F factor, whose translation MKLHNRMKIELMSLPENVGLARIAVAAFASECNLDVGELEEIKVAVSEAVSNAIIHGYQKDANGVVTLTATLQDNVLEIIVEDKGRGIADLEQALEPGSADDPERMGLGFVFMKSFMDEVNVESEPGRGTRVRMIKKIPKNPQAEN comes from the coding sequence ATGAAGCTGCATAACCGCATGAAAATAGAATTGATGAGCCTTCCTGAGAATGTCGGCCTGGCCCGGATTGCCGTAGCCGCTTTCGCTTCCGAATGCAACTTGGATGTCGGCGAGCTGGAAGAGATTAAGGTTGCGGTCTCGGAGGCGGTTTCCAATGCCATCATCCATGGCTATCAAAAGGATGCCAACGGTGTGGTCACCCTCACCGCCACCCTTCAGGACAACGTTCTGGAAATTATTGTAGAGGACAAAGGAAGAGGAATAGCCGACCTGGAGCAGGCGCTTGAGCCGGGTTCTGCAGATGACCCGGAAAGGATGGGGCTGGGCTTTGTTTTCATGAAATCCTTCATGGACGAGGTCAATGTAGAATCTGAACCGGGCAGGGGGACGAGAGTTAGGATGATAAAAAAAATACCGAAGAACCCTCAGGCCGAAAACTGA
- a CDS encoding STAS domain-containing protein, giving the protein MSLEMKKLGETLVVRVFGEFDLRSADFCRQEIDRMLKAEGAQSILFDLGGVSFIDSSGLGVILGRYRKAKENGWGMAISNVPPAIVKVLELAGITRLLPVYSDNSQALKDLARRVKQ; this is encoded by the coding sequence TTGAGCCTGGAGATGAAGAAATTGGGGGAAACTCTTGTGGTGCGTGTCTTTGGCGAGTTTGATCTTCGATCCGCAGACTTCTGCAGGCAGGAAATTGACCGGATGCTCAAGGCTGAAGGAGCGCAAAGCATTCTTTTCGATCTGGGAGGGGTCTCTTTTATCGATAGTTCTGGATTGGGTGTGATTCTGGGCAGGTATCGTAAGGCCAAGGAGAATGGATGGGGTATGGCTATATCCAACGTACCCCCCGCCATTGTCAAGGTCTTAGAACTTGCGGGTATCACCCGTCTCCTCCCCGTGTATTCCGATAATTCCCAGGCCCTGAAGGATCTGGCCAGGAGGGTGAAGCAATGA
- a CDS encoding D-alanyl-D-alanine carboxypeptidase family protein, which translates to MLCRKVMPVLLAVFLLQLVPEDPAWGSVTPKTAAPSAVLMDAHSGKILYQKEPHRRMAPASVTKVATMLVAMDALAAGKVNWDDRVVTSEAAWEMGGSEIWLEPGEEMSFREMMVAIAVGSANDACVAVAEHIAGSEEAFVALMNQKVKELGLKNTRFVNCHGLPAKGHYTSAYDMAVLCREALKYPELLQLTSIKHYYKLRGGKTKLDNTNKLLWWYDGTDGFKTGWTTEANYCLASTVKRNGLRLICCVFGIPEPGGHFEESVKLYNWGFANYTFREVVKSGQVVDKVRVGKGAVEDVGAAAQQSAGFCVRKGKEREARLKIILPDYISAPVAKGTLLGELQVVSEGRVVDRVPLIAQNDVPRGSFWNQLKKTFRSLAG; encoded by the coding sequence ATGCTTTGCCGGAAGGTAATGCCTGTTTTGCTGGCAGTTTTTCTGCTGCAGTTGGTTCCTGAGGATCCCGCCTGGGGCAGTGTCACTCCGAAAACGGCGGCACCCTCTGCCGTCCTGATGGATGCCCATTCAGGAAAGATCTTATATCAGAAGGAGCCGCACCGGCGGATGGCTCCGGCAAGCGTGACCAAAGTGGCGACAATGCTGGTAGCCATGGATGCCCTGGCCGCAGGAAAGGTGAACTGGGACGACCGGGTGGTCACCAGTGAAGCCGCCTGGGAGATGGGGGGTTCAGAAATCTGGCTGGAGCCCGGTGAGGAAATGTCTTTTCGGGAGATGATGGTTGCCATAGCCGTAGGCTCTGCCAATGATGCCTGTGTAGCAGTTGCCGAGCACATCGCCGGCAGTGAAGAGGCTTTCGTTGCTCTGATGAACCAGAAGGTGAAGGAGCTGGGATTAAAGAACACCCGTTTTGTCAATTGCCACGGCCTTCCTGCAAAGGGGCACTATACCAGCGCCTATGACATGGCAGTGCTCTGCAGAGAGGCCTTGAAGTACCCCGAATTGCTCCAGCTGACAAGCATCAAACACTATTACAAGCTGCGCGGTGGAAAAACCAAGCTCGACAACACCAATAAGCTGCTTTGGTGGTACGATGGAACCGACGGCTTTAAGACCGGCTGGACGACGGAGGCCAATTACTGCCTGGCTTCTACGGTGAAGCGAAACGGACTGCGCCTTATCTGCTGCGTTTTTGGAATTCCCGAACCCGGCGGGCACTTCGAGGAATCGGTTAAGCTGTACAACTGGGGTTTTGCCAATTATACCTTTCGAGAAGTCGTCAAGTCCGGCCAGGTGGTGGATAAGGTGCGGGTAGGCAAAGGAGCTGTTGAAGATGTAGGGGCCGCGGCACAGCAGAGCGCCGGTTTCTGTGTCCGGAAAGGGAAAGAGAGAGAAGCCAGGCTTAAAATAATTCTTCCTGATTACATTTCCGCACCTGTTGCTAAGGGCACTCTCTTAGGTGAACTGCAGGTTGTGAGCGAGGGAAGAGTGGTAGACAGGGTACCATTGATAGCACAGAACGATGTCCCCAGAGGAAGCTTCTGGAACCAGCTCAAAAAGACCTTTCGCTCCCTTGCCGGATAA